The genomic window TCGCGCGCTGCCGATCCGGATGTCCGGACCGCCGGAGATGACGTTGTCGACGCCCCGAGCGGCCCGTTCGGCGGCCTGTCGAGCGGCCTCGAGATCGCTGTCGTAGGTGACTTCGAAGCCGACCGAAATCCGCGTGCGTTCGTCCTCCGCGGAGTAGTTGATAACGTCGCGTGCGTGGATCTCGGAGTTGGGGATGACGATAAAGGAGTTCTGCAGCGTGAAGATCTTCGTGTAGCGGATCGTGATGTCCTCGACGAACCCGCGGTGGCCGGCGTCGGTGACCTCGATCATGTCGCCGATCTCGTAGGGGCGGTCGGCCAGCACGTAGAGGCCGTTGATCAGGCTGCCCACGAGCGGCGCGAGGACGATGGCGATCACGGCGGAGATGACGGTCACCGACAGGAGGATCTGGGTGCTGCCGACCCCGATGATACCGGCGGCGACGGTCCCGGCCCAGATGATGACGGTGAGCCTGATCCCCCGCAAGACTGTCCGGGTGACGCTCGGCCGCTCGATCCGGCGAGCGACCGTGCGGCCGGCGAGTCGGACGGCGAGTTTCGAGAGGTACCAGCCGGCGACGAGGACGACGATTGCGAGGACGATTTCGACCGCCTGTTGGGGGACCCACGTTGGAAGTTCGTTCGTGATGTCCTCGGCGATCGAGCGTCCATCCGATTGGAGGACCCCGCGCATACCAACAGGCTCAGGCCCGGTGTGGTTAAGAGTTCTGACCGTCAGGCTCAGGCACCGATATGAAACAACCCGATTTCGAAAACGCGTGCTACTCGATGTATAATAAATCATTTAGCGGTCGGGGGCATATGGTGTCGTATGGCACCAGACGAACTCCGCTCGACCGTCGAACGCGTCGGCGATCGATTCAATCTCGGCGAGTACGAGATCGACGCCTACCTCACCGTATTAGAGCAGGGCCAGCTCACGGCGAGCGAGATTGCGGACAGAACGGACATCCCCCAGCCGCGGGTCTACGACACCGTCCGCAGTCTGAGCGACCGCGGACTGGTCGAACTGCGCGAGTCCCGGCCCATGAAGGTCGTCGCGATCGATCCCGGCGAGGCCTTCGACGACGTCCAGACCTCCTTCGAGCAGATGATCTCGGAACTCGAGGCCCGGTACACCGCGCCGGCCCGCGATACGGAGGCCGTCTCGCTGGTCAAATCGCGGTCGACGATCCTGCGCTACTTGGAGGAGGTCATCGACGCCGCGGAGTTCGAACTCTCGCTGTCGCTGACGCCGGATCTGCTGACCCGGTTCGAGGCGGAGTTGCGCGCGGCCGTCGAGGCCGGCGTGAGCGTCGACCTGATCGTGACGCCGGCGAGCGAGGCCCCCGAACCGTCGGAGTTCGAATACGGCGAGGTCGCGTCGACCGCCCGCGCTCGACGGGGGATCACGACGCCGGTCATCGCCGTCGCGGACGGCAACTACTCGATCTATGCGACCCAAGACGCGCTGCGCGACGACCAGGACCGATACGGCGTCATCTTCAACCGGTCGGCGCTCGGCTTTCTCATCTCCGGCTTCTTCGGTACCGTCCTCTGGACGACCGCCGAGCGATTGCTCGGCGAGGACGGCGCGGCCCGGACCTATCCCCGGAAGTACGCGTCCATCCGGCGGTGCGTGAAAGACCTCCTCGACGAGGGCGGCGAGTTCTACGCGACGATAGACGGTCGAGATGTCGAGGTCGGCGGCCAGCGGATCGTCCGCGGTCGCGTCCGTGACATCTCCTTCGAAGTTAGCGAAGAAGTCGCCAGCCTCACGGTCGAAACCGAGGCGGGCGAGGACGTCTCCGTCGGTGGCCGCGTCGCCGCCCTCGAGGACGTCGAGGCCCACGAGATCCGCATCGGTCGGAACGAACCGCCGGCGCTCGAGGATCAGTGATCGTCACGTCGCGGTAGTTCGAGAGTCACGCGATCGATTGAAACGACCGTTCTGGTTCGATCCGCCGAATGGTAGTCCGTCGGCCGGCATATGCTGGCCGCGATCGGCAATCGGTAATTAGTGGCTGATTCGTGAGTCTTACTGAACGAAGGTCGATGGCGCGCCTGGCCGCGTTCGACAATGGCTGACCATAACCGAAACGATAGTCGAACACTCACATTTTATTACCATATTTATAGCTAACAATTAAGGTGGAGAACGTGGTCCGTTGCCGCGCATGGA from Natrinema versiforme includes these protein-coding regions:
- a CDS encoding mechanosensitive ion channel family protein → MRGVLQSDGRSIAEDITNELPTWVPQQAVEIVLAIVVLVAGWYLSKLAVRLAGRTVARRIERPSVTRTVLRGIRLTVIIWAGTVAAGIIGVGSTQILLSVTVISAVIAIVLAPLVGSLINGLYVLADRPYEIGDMIEVTDAGHRGFVEDITIRYTKIFTLQNSFIVIPNSEIHARDVINYSAEDERTRISVGFEVTYDSDLEAARQAAERAARGVDNVISGGPDIRIGSARYAAAPNCVIDEYGDNGVLLEVYFWMNHPYKQVVVRSAVQEAIGERFADIDVEFAYPRRHHVFDDSSGVARVSVDDSGFERPAAGSPVEPGERSEPSESPADPADR
- the trmB gene encoding HTH-type sugar sensing transcriptional regulator TrmB is translated as MAPDELRSTVERVGDRFNLGEYEIDAYLTVLEQGQLTASEIADRTDIPQPRVYDTVRSLSDRGLVELRESRPMKVVAIDPGEAFDDVQTSFEQMISELEARYTAPARDTEAVSLVKSRSTILRYLEEVIDAAEFELSLSLTPDLLTRFEAELRAAVEAGVSVDLIVTPASEAPEPSEFEYGEVASTARARRGITTPVIAVADGNYSIYATQDALRDDQDRYGVIFNRSALGFLISGFFGTVLWTTAERLLGEDGAARTYPRKYASIRRCVKDLLDEGGEFYATIDGRDVEVGGQRIVRGRVRDISFEVSEEVASLTVETEAGEDVSVGGRVAALEDVEAHEIRIGRNEPPALEDQ